One segment of Streptomyces sp. NA02950 DNA contains the following:
- a CDS encoding lactate utilization protein B has translation MSRTYLGMPAFPRAAAVTTQDTRLRANLTRATHSIRDKRAAAVAELEDWARLRDAGKHIKDRTLRHLDHYLLQAERAVTAAGGVVHWAADAAEANRIVADLVKAKGEREVVKVKSMATQEIGLNQALAAEGITAYETDLAELIVQLGDDLPSHILVPAIHRNREEIRQIFTGSMGRWGKPAPEGLSDDPADLAEAARSHLREKFLNAKVAVSGANFLIAETGTLVVVESEGNGRMCLTLPETLISVVGIEKVIPTVRDLEVFLQLLPRSSTAERMNPYTSTWTGTTDGDGPSEFHLVLLDNGRTDTLADEIGRQALRCIRCSACLNVCPVYERAGGHAYGSPYPGPIGAILTPQLRGVRGEVDASLPYASSLCGACYEVCPVAIDIPEVLVHLRERVAEQSKGHRVERAVVRAASRLLDRPALYTAAARAAARTRRLHPRRLPFPGPARAWSRARDLPEVAPRPFRDWWTGERGGHRAEDATPDTPEDTR, from the coding sequence ATGAGCCGCACCTATCTGGGCATGCCCGCCTTCCCCCGGGCGGCGGCCGTCACCACGCAGGACACACGGCTGCGCGCGAACCTCACCCGGGCCACCCACAGCATCCGGGACAAACGGGCCGCCGCCGTCGCCGAGCTCGAGGACTGGGCGCGGCTGCGCGACGCAGGGAAGCACATCAAGGACCGGACCCTGCGCCACCTCGACCACTATCTGCTCCAAGCGGAGCGGGCGGTCACCGCGGCGGGAGGTGTGGTGCACTGGGCCGCCGACGCGGCGGAGGCGAACCGGATCGTCGCCGACCTGGTCAAGGCCAAGGGCGAGCGCGAGGTCGTCAAGGTCAAGTCCATGGCCACTCAGGAGATCGGGCTCAACCAGGCCCTGGCCGCCGAGGGCATCACCGCCTACGAGACCGACCTGGCCGAGCTGATCGTGCAGCTCGGCGACGACCTCCCCTCCCACATCCTGGTACCGGCGATCCACCGGAACCGCGAGGAGATCCGCCAGATCTTCACCGGCTCCATGGGACGTTGGGGCAAGCCCGCTCCGGAAGGGCTGTCGGACGATCCGGCGGACCTCGCCGAGGCCGCCAGGTCGCACCTGCGGGAGAAGTTCCTGAACGCCAAGGTGGCCGTGTCCGGGGCGAACTTCCTGATCGCGGAGACCGGCACCCTGGTCGTCGTCGAGTCCGAGGGGAACGGCCGGATGTGCCTCACCCTCCCCGAGACCCTGATCTCGGTCGTCGGCATCGAGAAGGTCATTCCCACCGTCCGGGACCTGGAGGTCTTCCTCCAGTTGCTGCCCCGGTCCTCCACCGCCGAACGCATGAACCCCTACACCTCGACCTGGACGGGGACCACCGATGGTGACGGCCCGTCGGAGTTCCACCTCGTGCTGCTCGACAACGGCCGCACCGACACCCTCGCCGACGAGATCGGCCGCCAGGCCCTGCGCTGTATCCGCTGCTCGGCCTGTCTCAACGTGTGCCCGGTGTACGAACGGGCCGGAGGCCACGCCTACGGCTCGCCGTACCCGGGGCCGATCGGTGCCATCCTCACCCCCCAACTGCGAGGGGTGCGGGGCGAGGTGGACGCCTCGCTGCCGTACGCGTCGTCGCTGTGCGGCGCCTGCTACGAGGTGTGCCCGGTGGCCATCGACATCCCCGAGGTCCTGGTCCACCTGCGCGAACGCGTGGCGGAGCAGAGCAAGGGGCACCGGGTGGAGCGGGCCGTCGTCCGGGCCGCGAGCCGGCTGCTGGACCGCCCGGCCCTGTACACGGCCGCGGCCCGCGCCGCCGCGCGCACCCGTCGACTGCACCCGCGCCGGCTGCCCTTCCCCGGGCCCGCCAGGGCCTGGAGCCGGGCCCGGGATCTGCCCGAGGTGGCGCCGCGGCCCTTCCGTGACTGGTGGACGGGCGAACGCGGCGGACACCGCGCCGAGGACGCCACCCCCGACACCCCGGAGGACACCCGATGA
- a CDS encoding lactate utilization protein C — protein sequence MTTDSREHVLARVRSALADVTEGESPADHPVPRDYLSAHHPEDRPGMLDLLAENLADYRAVVHRATPGALPSLIAELLAARGSGAVAHPADLPGAWLAEAIGVGRVADGPEATPARLDTVDTVVTGCALAIAETGTIVLDAGPAQGRRVLTLVPDHHICVVRAGQVVASVPRALTRLDPTRPQTWISGPSATSDIELDRVEGVHGPRTLEVILVEERQPEKKLEKELEKEAEVAEERAASATAPGS from the coding sequence ATGACGACCGACAGCCGAGAGCATGTCCTCGCCCGCGTCCGGAGCGCCCTCGCGGACGTAACCGAAGGCGAGTCCCCGGCGGACCACCCGGTGCCGCGCGACTATCTGTCCGCGCACCACCCCGAGGACCGGCCGGGCATGCTCGACCTGCTCGCCGAGAACCTGGCCGACTACCGTGCCGTGGTCCACCGCGCCACGCCCGGCGCGCTGCCGTCGCTCATCGCGGAACTGCTGGCGGCCCGCGGCTCGGGCGCCGTGGCCCACCCGGCCGACCTGCCGGGGGCATGGCTTGCGGAGGCAATCGGCGTCGGACGCGTGGCCGACGGCCCGGAGGCCACCCCGGCACGGCTGGACACCGTCGACACCGTGGTGACCGGCTGTGCGCTGGCCATCGCGGAGACGGGCACCATCGTGCTCGACGCCGGGCCCGCGCAGGGACGCCGCGTCCTGACCCTCGTACCCGATCACCACATCTGTGTGGTCCGGGCCGGACAGGTGGTGGCATCCGTCCCGAGGGCGCTGACACGGCTGGATCCGACACGGCCCCAGACATGGATCTCGGGCCCCTCGGCAACCAGTGACATCGAACTGGACCGTGTCGAGGGCGTGCACGGGCCGCGCACGCTGGAGGTCATCCTCGTCGAGGAGAGGCAGCCGGAGAAAAAGTTGGAGAAGGAGTTGGAGAAGGAAGCGGAGGTGGCAGAGGAGCGCGCGGCGTCCGCCACGGCGCCCGGCAGTTGA
- a CDS encoding type VII secretion target yields MLSDARAQQSTSMRLNGAGGGDGGAKGDGTGSGKLLHVTPHVLRSYAGRADKVSDDFAKTDNETMRETEQVPGSMKGFASDEAFADFQKTWRAQMKYLDGLYTGVAKALRTAATTFKAEDVRRKEDLDKVDSDRPLYGPYVPRNGTSQGTDKPLYGPYVPTLPSTNEPKS; encoded by the coding sequence TTGCTCAGTGACGCACGTGCCCAGCAGAGCACCTCCATGCGGCTCAACGGGGCGGGCGGAGGCGACGGCGGCGCAAAGGGTGACGGAACGGGCAGCGGAAAGCTGCTGCATGTGACGCCGCACGTGCTGCGCTCCTACGCCGGTCGCGCCGACAAGGTGAGCGACGACTTCGCGAAGACGGACAACGAGACGATGCGGGAGACCGAGCAGGTGCCCGGCTCCATGAAGGGCTTCGCGAGCGACGAGGCGTTCGCGGACTTCCAGAAGACCTGGCGTGCGCAGATGAAGTACCTGGACGGCCTCTACACCGGGGTCGCCAAGGCGCTCCGCACCGCCGCCACGACCTTCAAGGCCGAGGACGTCCGGCGCAAGGAGGACTTGGACAAGGTGGACTCGGACCGGCCGCTGTACGGGCCGTACGTGCCCCGGAACGGCACCTCGCAGGGCACCGACAAGCCCCTGTACGGCCCCTATGTGCCGACGCTCCCCTCCACCAATGAGCCCAAGTCCTAG
- a CDS encoding (Fe-S)-binding protein, giving the protein MRIALFITCVNDTLYPGTGRAVVTVLERLGLEVDFPTAQTCCGQPQYNTGYRRETEPLVRRTAAAFAGYDYVVTPSASCAAMVRDNYPRIGARALAEGRGGELSEAAAGLVPRVYEFTEFLVDVLGVTDVGAHYPHTVTYHPSCHGLRMLGLDDRPLRLLRAVRGLTLVELPGAEECCGFGGTFAVKNAAVSAAMGEDKVRHAVATGAHTLCGADNSCLMHLGGILHRRGDPIRPLHIAEILADTGLADTEAAGTELAGTERETSA; this is encoded by the coding sequence ATGCGCATCGCCCTCTTCATCACCTGCGTCAACGACACCCTCTACCCCGGCACCGGACGGGCGGTGGTGACCGTCCTGGAGCGGCTGGGACTCGAGGTGGACTTCCCCACCGCGCAGACCTGCTGCGGACAGCCGCAGTACAACACGGGGTACCGGCGGGAGACCGAACCCCTGGTGCGCCGCACGGCCGCCGCCTTCGCGGGATACGACTACGTGGTCACACCCTCGGCTTCCTGCGCCGCCATGGTGCGTGACAACTATCCGCGGATCGGCGCCAGGGCGCTGGCCGAGGGACGCGGCGGCGAACTCTCCGAGGCCGCGGCAGGGCTGGTGCCCCGGGTGTACGAGTTCACCGAGTTCCTGGTCGACGTCCTCGGCGTCACCGATGTCGGCGCCCACTACCCGCACACCGTCACCTACCACCCGTCCTGTCACGGACTGCGGATGCTCGGCCTCGACGACCGTCCCCTGCGGTTGCTGCGTGCGGTGCGGGGGCTCACCCTCGTCGAACTCCCCGGCGCCGAGGAGTGCTGCGGCTTCGGCGGAACGTTCGCCGTGAAGAACGCCGCCGTCTCCGCGGCCATGGGCGAGGACAAGGTCCGCCACGCGGTCGCCACCGGAGCCCACACCCTGTGCGGGGCCGACAACTCCTGTCTGATGCACCTCGGCGGCATCCTGCATCGCCGGGGCGACCCGATCCGCCCCCTGCACATCGCCGAGATCCTGGCCGACACCGGACTCGCCGATACCGAAGCCGCCGGCACCGAACTCGCCGGTACCGAAAGGGAGACATCCGCATGA